A genomic stretch from Erysipelothrix sp. HDW6C includes:
- the tpiA gene encoding triose-phosphate isomerase → MRKPIIFGNWKMNKTNAQAQVFFDGVDAFANDKADYGVAVPFTALATSVNAAKNLHVAAENVHWAANGAYTGEISIEMLQEIGVKWVVLGHSERRQYFNETDADVNKKAAVAIEAGITPIVCVGETLFEFEADKTEEVVRKQVAGCLSGLKGDDVANLVIAYEPVWAIGTGKSATVEIAQNTCALVRDEVRNLFGGDVADKVRVQYGGSVKPDNIAEYMSQEDIDGALIGGASLEVDSFKAIIDAM, encoded by the coding sequence ATGAGAAAGCCAATTATCTTCGGTAACTGGAAAATGAATAAAACAAATGCACAAGCACAAGTCTTCTTTGACGGTGTTGATGCATTTGCAAATGACAAAGCTGACTACGGTGTTGCGGTACCATTTACTGCATTAGCAACTTCAGTCAATGCTGCAAAAAACTTGCACGTTGCTGCTGAAAACGTACACTGGGCAGCAAACGGTGCTTACACTGGCGAAATTTCAATTGAAATGTTACAAGAAATCGGTGTTAAGTGGGTTGTCCTAGGACACTCAGAACGTCGTCAATATTTCAATGAAACAGATGCTGATGTAAACAAAAAAGCGGCTGTAGCAATCGAAGCAGGAATCACACCAATCGTTTGTGTCGGTGAAACACTCTTCGAATTTGAAGCAGATAAGACTGAAGAAGTTGTTCGCAAGCAAGTTGCTGGATGCTTAAGTGGATTAAAAGGTGATGACGTGGCAAACCTCGTTATTGCTTATGAACCAGTTTGGGCAATCGGAACAGGCAAGAGTGCAACCGTTGAAATTGCACAAAACACATGTGCATTAGTTCGTGACGAAGTTCGTAACCTATTTGGTGGCGACGTTGCTGACAAAGTTCGTGTACAATACGGTGGATCTGTAAAACCAGATAACATTGCTGAGTACATGTCACAAGAAGACATTGATGGTGCATTGATTGGTGGGGCTTCATTAGAAGTTGACTCATTCAAAGCAATCATCGATGCAATGTAA
- the eno gene encoding phosphopyruvate hydratase: MPFIIDIHAREVLDSRGNPTIEVEIATESGAFGRAIVPSGASTGEREALELRDGDKSRYLGKGVLTAVNNVNEIIAEHLIGFDVTDQNLIDQTMIELDGTKDKSKLGANAILGVSMAAAIAAADFYGMPLYKYLGGFNGKELPVPMMNVINGGSHADSSVDFQEFMIMPISAKSIREAIRMGAETFHALKTVLKEKGAVTAVGDEGGFAPNLASNEEPLEVIVEAIKRAGYVPGTDIVLAMDVAASEFYDAEKGVYVLSKSSGEELTSDQMIDMYEGFINKYPVVSIEDGLGERDWDGWKRLTDRIGDRVQIVGDDLFVTNPAILKEGIDKGIANSILIKVNQIGTLTETFDAMEMAKRAGYTSVVSHRSGESEDTTIADIAVAFNAGQIKTGSMSRTDRIAKYNQLIRIEEELGSAARYLGKDTFFNIKK, translated from the coding sequence ATGCCATTTATTATTGATATTCATGCACGTGAAGTATTAGACTCACGTGGTAACCCAACTATTGAGGTTGAAATTGCAACAGAATCAGGTGCTTTCGGACGTGCTATTGTTCCATCAGGAGCATCAACAGGTGAACGTGAAGCATTAGAACTTCGTGACGGAGACAAATCACGTTACCTAGGAAAAGGTGTATTAACAGCTGTTAATAACGTAAACGAAATTATCGCTGAACACTTAATTGGATTTGACGTAACAGACCAAAACTTAATCGACCAAACAATGATCGAATTAGACGGTACAAAAGACAAATCAAAATTAGGTGCAAACGCAATCTTAGGTGTATCAATGGCTGCTGCTATTGCTGCTGCTGATTTCTACGGAATGCCACTTTACAAATACTTAGGTGGATTCAATGGAAAAGAACTTCCAGTACCAATGATGAACGTTATCAATGGTGGATCACACGCTGACTCATCTGTTGATTTCCAAGAATTCATGATTATGCCAATCAGTGCAAAATCAATCCGTGAAGCAATCCGTATGGGTGCTGAAACATTCCACGCTTTAAAAACAGTTCTTAAAGAAAAAGGTGCAGTTACAGCTGTTGGTGATGAAGGTGGATTCGCTCCAAACTTAGCATCAAACGAAGAACCATTAGAAGTTATCGTTGAAGCTATCAAACGTGCAGGATATGTACCAGGAACAGACATTGTCTTAGCAATGGACGTAGCTGCTTCAGAATTCTATGATGCAGAAAAAGGTGTATACGTACTTTCAAAATCAAGTGGTGAAGAATTAACATCAGATCAAATGATCGACATGTATGAAGGATTCATCAACAAATACCCAGTTGTTTCAATCGAAGATGGATTGGGAGAACGTGACTGGGATGGATGGAAACGTTTAACAGATCGCATTGGTGATCGTGTACAAATCGTTGGTGACGACTTATTCGTTACAAACCCAGCTATCTTAAAAGAAGGTATCGACAAAGGAATTGCAAACTCAATCTTAATTAAAGTTAACCAAATTGGTACTTTAACAGAAACATTTGACGCTATGGAAATGGCAAAACGTGCTGGATATACATCAGTCGTTTCACACCGTTCGGGTGAATCAGAAGATACAACAATCGCTGATATCGCTGTAGCATTCAATGCAGGACAAATTAAGACAGGTTCAATGAGCCGTACAGACCGTATTGCTAAATATAACCAATTAATCCGTATTGAGGAAGAATTAGGTTCAGCAGCACGTTACTTGGGTAAAGATACATTCTTTAACATCAAGAAATAA
- a CDS encoding BMP family ABC transporter substrate-binding protein: protein MKKLFKVLLVGLITFSLVACGSTDKPAEGGGDKPVKVALLVQMLGDLSFNDSAKVGVDKAAADLGMDVKIIEYGTDVSKEESSLIDAADSGYDIIIAPSNFADYYEQHAKEYPDTTFILFDATVDYDANGDDVKNVYSIVYSANEASFAAGYLAAKKSETGVIGFLGGQEAPVINDFLVGYIEGAKLANPDIKVAVSFVGNWTDSAKGKELTLAMNNQKADVVFAAAGGAGMGIFEAAIEKGTQSIGVDFDQATVFAEQGKDDFANVTMTSVLKNVGDSLFRALELYQKGELKVGQAETLGIKENGVGLADNKFYEAAVSEEIRKDVADFIKKIADGEVEVTSFYGMETSTFTELKNSVRP from the coding sequence ATGAAAAAATTATTTAAAGTATTATTAGTTGGATTGATTACATTTTCACTTGTAGCGTGTGGTTCTACAGATAAACCTGCTGAGGGTGGTGGCGACAAACCCGTCAAAGTAGCATTATTGGTTCAAATGCTTGGTGACTTATCATTTAATGATAGTGCAAAAGTTGGGGTAGATAAAGCTGCTGCCGATCTTGGCATGGACGTAAAGATAATTGAGTATGGTACTGACGTAAGTAAAGAAGAATCAAGTCTTATTGATGCAGCTGACTCAGGATACGATATCATTATTGCACCATCAAACTTTGCAGACTACTACGAGCAACATGCAAAAGAATACCCAGATACAACCTTTATCTTATTCGATGCAACTGTTGATTACGATGCAAATGGCGATGATGTAAAGAATGTCTACAGTATTGTATATAGCGCAAACGAAGCATCATTTGCTGCAGGTTACTTAGCTGCTAAGAAATCTGAAACAGGCGTTATTGGTTTCTTAGGTGGACAAGAAGCACCTGTTATTAATGACTTCCTCGTTGGATACATTGAAGGTGCAAAACTAGCGAATCCAGATATCAAAGTAGCTGTTTCATTTGTCGGTAACTGGACTGACTCAGCCAAAGGTAAAGAGCTAACACTTGCCATGAACAATCAAAAAGCGGATGTAGTCTTTGCAGCTGCTGGTGGTGCAGGTATGGGAATCTTTGAAGCTGCTATCGAAAAAGGAACACAATCAATTGGTGTCGACTTTGACCAAGCAACAGTCTTTGCAGAGCAAGGAAAAGATGATTTTGCTAATGTCACAATGACATCGGTATTGAAAAATGTTGGCGATTCACTCTTCCGAGCACTTGAACTTTATCAAAAAGGTGAGTTGAAAGTCGGCCAAGCTGAAACTCTTGGAATCAAAGAGAACGGTGTTGGACTTGCAGATAATAAATTCTATGAGGCAGCAGTTAGCGAAGAAATCAGAAAAGACGTGGCTGATTTTATCAAGAAGATTGCTG